The stretch of DNA CCCGGCCAGAATCACGCAGCCAACAGAGCCGCCTCCGCCTACCACCTTCTCCTTGCCAGTTCCACCGGCTTAAATAAGCAAAGCATGAATAAAATTCTGCTTTTAACCGGCATCATCGCCCTGCTCCTCGGAACGACCGGATGCATTGTTTTCCCGGGTCACCACAAGACAGTCGTGGTGACACCCGCGCCCGCACCCGGACCGGTGATCGTGGAACCTGCACATCCGTAAGACTCCTCCCTCCAATGGAAGGCCGGATGGAGTGAACGGTGCCTGTCACGGCCTGCGGCGCAAAAAAATCTGACGCGGTTTGAGAAAGTGCTGGAGATTTGAATTAGACTTACCTCAATGTGGACTTCGCCGCCTTCGCGCCCTTCGCGCGACAAAATTTTTCGGCGGCTACGACAAATGTTGCGCGGCAATTCAATTTATGTTTTATTCCAGCAAAGGCGGCGTGTTCCTTTGAATGAAAACGGCGGACGCGCTGTCTATTCTATTGAAACGAGTTTATGTTTTACGGATTTGATCCATTGTATTTTTTGTTCGCGATTCCCGGCTTGCTCATCGGCATCTGGGCGCAGGTGAAGTTGTCGCACGCTTACGGCAAATACAGCAAGGTGGCCGTCGAGTCGGGCATGACGGGCGCGCAGGCGGCGCGCAGAATCCTCGACGACGCCGGCCTCAACGACATGCCGGTCGAGGAAGTTCCCGGCCACTTGAGCGACCATTACGACCCGGTGAAGCGCGCGCTGTTTTTGTCGTCGGAAAATTTCAGCGGGCGCACGGTCGCGGCGGTCGGCGTGGCGGCGCACGAATCCGGCCACGCGTTGCAGCATCAGGCGGCTTACGGATTGTTCAATTTTCGCATGGCGATTGTGCCGGTGACGCAGTTTGCAAGCATGGCTTACATGGGAATTTTCTTCGCAGGATTTATTTTCCGGTCATTTTTTCATCAATTCATCCTGCTTGCGATTGTGATGTTCGGGATCATGACGTTGTTCCAACTCGTCACGCTGCCTGTGGAATTTGACGCG from Verrucomicrobiia bacterium encodes:
- a CDS encoding zinc metallopeptidase codes for the protein MFYGFDPLYFLFAIPGLLIGIWAQVKLSHAYGKYSKVAVESGMTGAQAARRILDDAGLNDMPVEEVPGHLSDHYDPVKRALFLSSENFSGRTVAAVGVAAHESGHALQHQAAYGLFNFRMAIVPVTQFASMAYMGIFFAGFIFRSFFHQFILLAIVMFGIMTLFQLVTLPVEFDASRRAKEQLFRLGLVREDERMGISKVLDAAALTYVAGLVSSVLNLLYLITLDRRR